In a single window of the Sylvia atricapilla isolate bSylAtr1 chromosome 22, bSylAtr1.pri, whole genome shotgun sequence genome:
- the TNFRSF25 gene encoding tumor necrosis factor receptor superfamily member 25 isoform X2, producing MKCCCPGVAWVTLATLWLAASESQPPGWRVRAVRQRQRVLVQPLLRLRRHLAGVSGRGACPAGMNWIETAQHCCLPCPAGTFLFKPCTSLGNDSDCRDCPAGTFRTQPNTLRECQACYECDRQAFQSVLSNCSATSNVACGCEPGRFRVCLDKQCTEFSCQKCQPCTGRLIQRPCSEVQDALCDSSCKPDFYREGDECRPCHTSKDTCGKECQQVCGSNNDQGSGLEYILLGLTGPFFLGALAIYHKRKRLWRDALASGPLPTAQATASMAGAAAIPWCQFGARRWDNLWWTPQRSPQGTERATGTAKQSLKHQANTQTLLCEPPSDEGESSAPPEPRSALLQGSQLYAVIDVVPVRRWKEFMRMLELREAEIELVELEVTHIRDQQYEMLKRWCQQTSATLDHVFAALERMELAGCAEALRQSLSGAP from the exons ATGAAGTGTTGCTGCCCTGGGGTGGCTTGG GTGACCTTGGCAACGCTGTGGCTGGCGGCCAGCGAATCTCAGCCCCCAGGGTGGCGGGTCCGCGCCGTGCGGCAAAGGCAGCGGGTCCTGGTGCAGCCACTCCTCCGCCTGCGGAGACATCTCGCCGGCGTGAGCGGCAGAGGCGCGTGTCCCGCCGGCATGAACTGGATCGAGACTGCTCAACACTGCTGCCTTCCGTGTCCCGCAG ggacatTCCTGTTCAAGCCCTGCACAAGCCTTGGGAATGACAGCGATTGCCGTGACTGTCCCGCCGGCACCTTCCGCACCCAGCCCAACACCCTCAGGGAGTGCCAGGCTTGCTACGAGTGTGACCGACAAG ctttccagagtGTGCTGAGCAACTGCTCGGCCACCAGCAACGTCGCCTGTGGCTGTGAGCCTGGCCGCTTCCGTGTCTGCCTTGACAAGCAGTGCACCGAGTTCTCTTGCCAGAAATGCCAGCCCTGCACCGGACGCCTCATCCAGCgaccct GCTCGGAGGTGCAGGACGCACTTTGTGACAGCAGCTGTAAGCCTGACTTCTACAGAGAGGGTGACGAGTGCCGGCCATGCCACAC GAGCAAGGACACGTGTGGCAAAGAGTGCCAGCAAGTGTGTGGCAGCAACAACGACCAAG GCTCAGGTCTGGAGTACATCCTGCTGGGACTCACTGGGCCTTTCTTCCTGGGTGCTCTTGCCATCTACCACAAGAGGAAGAGGCTCTGGCGTGATGCCCTGGCAAGTGGtcccctccccacagcacaggcCACCGCCTCAATGGCCGGGGCTGCAGCCATACCATGGTGCCAGTTTGGTGCCCGGAGGTGGGACAACCTGTGGTGGACCCCTCAACGCTCCCCACAGGGGACAGAGCGTGCCACTGgcacagcaaagcagagccTCAAACACCAGGCAAACACTCAAACACTGCTGTGTGAGCCGCCCAGTGATGAAGGGGAGTCCTCTGCACCCCCAGAGCCCCgcagtgccctgctgcagggcagccagCTCTATGCTGTCATCGATGTGGTGCCAGTACGGCGTTGGAAGGAGTTCATGCGGATGTTGGAGCTGCGGGAGGCAGAGATTGAGCTGGTAGAGCTGGAGGTGACCCACATCCGTGACCAGCAGTACGAGATGCTGAAGCGCTGGTGCCAGCAGACCAGTGCCACACTGGACCACGTCTTTGCTGCCCTGGAGCGCATGGAGCTGGCTGGCTGTGCCGAGGCACTGCGCCAGAGTCTGTCCGGGGCACCCTGA
- the TNFRSF25 gene encoding tumor necrosis factor receptor superfamily member 25 isoform X1: MSWCEGRSHRCTAPGSTRLPAALLSPCLQVTLATLWLAASESQPPGWRVRAVRQRQRVLVQPLLRLRRHLAGVSGRGACPAGMNWIETAQHCCLPCPAGTFLFKPCTSLGNDSDCRDCPAGTFRTQPNTLRECQACYECDRQAFQSVLSNCSATSNVACGCEPGRFRVCLDKQCTEFSCQKCQPCTGRLIQRPCSEVQDALCDSSCKPDFYREGDECRPCHTSKDTCGKECQQVCGSNNDQGSGLEYILLGLTGPFFLGALAIYHKRKRLWRDALASGPLPTAQATASMAGAAAIPWCQFGARRWDNLWWTPQRSPQGTERATGTAKQSLKHQANTQTLLCEPPSDEGESSAPPEPRSALLQGSQLYAVIDVVPVRRWKEFMRMLELREAEIELVELEVTHIRDQQYEMLKRWCQQTSATLDHVFAALERMELAGCAEALRQSLSGAP; the protein is encoded by the exons ATGAGTTGGTGTGAGGGCCGTTCCCACAGGTGCACGGCTCCTGGATCAACCcggctgcctgcagccctgctctctccctgcttgCAGGTGACCTTGGCAACGCTGTGGCTGGCGGCCAGCGAATCTCAGCCCCCAGGGTGGCGGGTCCGCGCCGTGCGGCAAAGGCAGCGGGTCCTGGTGCAGCCACTCCTCCGCCTGCGGAGACATCTCGCCGGCGTGAGCGGCAGAGGCGCGTGTCCCGCCGGCATGAACTGGATCGAGACTGCTCAACACTGCTGCCTTCCGTGTCCCGCAG ggacatTCCTGTTCAAGCCCTGCACAAGCCTTGGGAATGACAGCGATTGCCGTGACTGTCCCGCCGGCACCTTCCGCACCCAGCCCAACACCCTCAGGGAGTGCCAGGCTTGCTACGAGTGTGACCGACAAG ctttccagagtGTGCTGAGCAACTGCTCGGCCACCAGCAACGTCGCCTGTGGCTGTGAGCCTGGCCGCTTCCGTGTCTGCCTTGACAAGCAGTGCACCGAGTTCTCTTGCCAGAAATGCCAGCCCTGCACCGGACGCCTCATCCAGCgaccct GCTCGGAGGTGCAGGACGCACTTTGTGACAGCAGCTGTAAGCCTGACTTCTACAGAGAGGGTGACGAGTGCCGGCCATGCCACAC GAGCAAGGACACGTGTGGCAAAGAGTGCCAGCAAGTGTGTGGCAGCAACAACGACCAAG GCTCAGGTCTGGAGTACATCCTGCTGGGACTCACTGGGCCTTTCTTCCTGGGTGCTCTTGCCATCTACCACAAGAGGAAGAGGCTCTGGCGTGATGCCCTGGCAAGTGGtcccctccccacagcacaggcCACCGCCTCAATGGCCGGGGCTGCAGCCATACCATGGTGCCAGTTTGGTGCCCGGAGGTGGGACAACCTGTGGTGGACCCCTCAACGCTCCCCACAGGGGACAGAGCGTGCCACTGgcacagcaaagcagagccTCAAACACCAGGCAAACACTCAAACACTGCTGTGTGAGCCGCCCAGTGATGAAGGGGAGTCCTCTGCACCCCCAGAGCCCCgcagtgccctgctgcagggcagccagCTCTATGCTGTCATCGATGTGGTGCCAGTACGGCGTTGGAAGGAGTTCATGCGGATGTTGGAGCTGCGGGAGGCAGAGATTGAGCTGGTAGAGCTGGAGGTGACCCACATCCGTGACCAGCAGTACGAGATGCTGAAGCGCTGGTGCCAGCAGACCAGTGCCACACTGGACCACGTCTTTGCTGCCCTGGAGCGCATGGAGCTGGCTGGCTGTGCCGAGGCACTGCGCCAGAGTCTGTCCGGGGCACCCTGA
- the PLEKHG5 gene encoding pleckstrin homology domain-containing family G member 5 isoform X1, which produces MFLYWRKRGAYELEALPPGLAGLEYGAVERFSWSSSLDVSEELGAEPCPGEETVLHCQNPDCTGERRAAKECHHEECRQLSHSGPLSLCELCDGRLHGAMHFDGHIRFDLPPQGSILARNMSTRSCPPRTSPASDVEEEEEGPAESRGERRSSALKLPKKKAWRRHTDDPSKECFTLKFDLNIDIEAEIVPAVKKKSLGEVLLPVFERKAIELGKVDIYLDQSHTPLSLQFEAYRFGGHYLRVKAKPGDEMKVEQAVRDARSASLPILHPASSAAFLGPVLEPLPGRREGSESLAPGRRRKNITEFLGDTSIPSPEPALHGITSLSSNGTDTWKNRAASRFSGFFGSGTSTGSFGRETEKLEQLLNRLHAYSTFGLPKLPPQLRFDRDSWEEDGDEAGLTLEDSWQQIIQGTEVLSRRQCHQQEAIWELLHTEATYIRNLKVITDLFLSCLVNLQESGLLIEVDAERLFSNIGEIIRLHCKLWRSVMASVLAKARRTGALLDPIDFLDGFKMFGSLFKPYVQYCMEEEGCMEYMRALLRDSELFRTYVTWAEKQEQCSRLKLSDMLVKPHQRLTKYPLLLKSILKKTDEPRAREAINTMISSVERFINDVNSRMRQRQERQRLDAILSRIDAYEVVEGSTDEVDKLLKEFLRLDLTAPIPGASPEDTRQLLLEGSLRMREGKDSKMDVYCFLFTDLFLITKPFKKAERTKVIRQPLLVDRVVCRELRDPGSFLLIYLNELGSAVAAYTFQTSGQLCRSWVEAVRNAQVRARGWVCGGPVCAHSSLMTPPSQNLLQRLRQHRRMEEQEEEDEEDEEDDGESGTSAASSPTILHHSSTSPDSQQCPSDGSTETLAVVAAEGGDELSSPDWDTGPFSSTSDGSSISTSTSTGTGSSAETPTSTETPTQELPAGALPVPLPHGMASPGSGCRSSSIDSAYGTLSPSSLRDFGQQPEGAAEEGQEPSLAPPAPRPASPRLRRRTPVQLLPCQARVLKCKSEASLPQLLCSTSPGPLSQSRSLSDLCAGSPRTSQDPTPLAAPGSSGSSTSELSEPEEPVESPASLPRELRRDPQPPARRTLSDPQSAQHRKLTLAQLYRIRTTLLLNSTLTASEV; this is translated from the exons ATGTTTCTGTACTGGAGGAAGCGGGGTGCCTACGAGCTGGAGGCTTTGCCGCCCGGCCTGGCGGGGCTGGAGTACGGGGCAGTGGAGCgcttctcctggagctccagcctGGACGTCAGCGAGGAGCTCGGGG CCGAGCCGTGCCCAGGAGAGGAGACAGTGCTGCACTGCCAGAATCCCGACTGCACCGGAGAGAGGAGGGCGGCCAAG GAATGCCACCACGAGGAGTGCCGGCAGCTGAGCCACAGCGGCCCCCTCAGCCTGTGTGAGCTCTGCGACGGTCGCCTCCATGGCGCCATGCACTTCGATGGCCACATCCGCTTCGACCTGCCCCCGCAAG GCTCCATCCTGGCCCGCAACATGTCGACACGTTCATGCCCCCCGCgcaccagccctgcctctgatgtggaggaggaggaggagggtccagcagagagcagagg cgAGCGCAGGAGCTCAGCACTGAAGCTGCCCAAGAAGAAGGCTTGGCGCAGGCACACAGAC GACCCCAGCAAGGAGTGCTTCACCTTGAAGTTTGATCTTAACATTGACATCGAGGCAGAGATCGTGCCAGCTGTGAAGAAGAAGTCACTGGG GgaagtgctgctgccagtgtTTGAGAGGAAGGCAATCGAGCTGGGCAAGGTGGACATCTACCTGGACCAGTCCCACACGCCGCTGTCCCTGCAGTTCGAGGCGTATCGCTTTGGGGGACACTACCTGCGGGTGAAAG CCAAGCCCGGGGATGAGATGAAGGTGGAACAGGCAGTGCGAGATGCTAGATCAGCCAGCCTGCCCATCCTGCAccctgccagcagtgctgcattCCTTGGGCCAGTGCTGGAGCCACTGCCAGGACGCCGGGAGGGCTCTGAGAGCCTG GCTCCAGGACGGCGAAGGAAGAACATAACAGAGTTCCTGGGGGacaccagcatccccagccctgagccagccctgcaCGGCATCACGTCTCTGTCCAGCAATGGCACCGACACCTGGAAGAACCGCGCTGCCAGCCGCTTCAGCGGCTTCTTCGGCTCCGGGACCAGCACGGGCTCCTTCGGGCGG GAGACTgagaagctggagcagctgctgaacagGCTGCACGCCTACAGCACCTTCGGCCTGCCCAAGCTGCCACCCCAGCTCCGCTTTGACCGTGACTCCTGGGAGGAGGACGGGGACGAGGCTGGGCTGACACTGGAGGACAGCTGGCAGCAGATCATCCAGGGCACAGAG GTCCTATCACGCCGGCAATGCCACCAGCAGGAAGCcatctgggagctgctgcacacagaggCCACCTACATCCGGAACCTCAAAGTCATCACTGAT ctcttcctctcctgcctggtgAACCTGCAGGAATCAGGGCTGCTCATTGAG GTGGATGCTGAGCGGCTCTTCAGCAACATTGGGGAGATCATCCGGCTGCACTGCAAGCTGTGGCGCAGTGTCATGGCCTCAGTGCTGGCCAAGGCACGACGGACTGGGGCACTGCTTGACCCCATTGACTTCCTCGATGGCTTCAAGATG TTTGGTTCCCTCTTCAAGCCCTATGTGCAGTATTGCATGGAGGAGGAGGGCTGCATGGAGTACATGCGGGCACTGCTGCGGGACAGCGAGCTCTTCCGCACCTATGTGACG TGGGCCGAGAAGCAGGAGCAGTGCAGCCGTCTGAAGCTGAGCGACATGCTGGTGAAACCTCACCAGCGCCTCACCAAGTACCCGCTGCTCCTCAAGTCTATCCTGAAGAAGACGGATGAGCCACGTGCCCGTGAGGCCATCAACACCATG ATCAGCTCTGTGGAACGCTTCATCAACGATGTCAACTCGCGGATGCGCCAGCGGCAGGAGCGGCAGCGCCTGGACGCCATCCTCAGTCGGATTGATGCCTACGAGGTGGTGGAAGGCAGCACAGATGAGGTGGACAAG CTGCTTAAGGAGTTCCTGCGGCTGGACCTGACGGCCCCCATCCCCGGCGCCTCACCGGAGGACACCCGGCAGCTCCTCCTCGAGGGCAGCCTGAGGATGCGGGAAGGTAAAGACAGCAAG ATGGATGTCTACTGCTTCCTCTTCACCGACCTCTTCCTCATCACCAAGCCCTTCAAGAAGGCTGAGCGCACCAAGGTGATCCGGCAGCCCTTGCTGGTGGACAGAGTCGTTTGCCGGGAGCTCAGGGACCCAG GATCCTTCCTCCTCATCTACCTGAATGAGCTGGGGAGTGCTGTGGCCGCCTACACCTTCCAGACCAGTGGGCAGTTGTGCCGCAGCTGGGTCGAGGCAGTGCGCAATGCCCAGGTGAGGGCACGTGGATGGGTGTGTGGGGGTCCTGTGTGTGCCCATTCCTCACTGATGACTCCGCCTTCCCAGAACCTGCTGCAGCGGCTGCGGCAGCACCGGCgcatggaggagcaggaggaggaggacgaggaggatgaggaggatgacGGTGAGAGTGGCACCTCAGCTGCCAGTTCACCTACCATCCTGcatcacagcagcaccagcccgGACTCCCAGCAGTG CCCATCTGACGGCTCCACCGAGACACTTGCCGTGGTGGCAGCAGAGGGTGGCGATGAGCTCTCCTCCCCAGACTGGGACACAGGACCCTTCAGCTCAACCTCGGATGGCTCCTCCATCAGCACCAGCACCTCCACCGGCACTGGCTCCTCTGCTGAGACCCCCACCTCCACCGAGACCCccacccaggagctgcctgcaggcGCCCTGCCTGTTCCCCTGCCCCATGGCATGGCCTCCCCGGGCAGCGGCTGCCGCTCGTCCTCCATCGACAGCGCCTATGGCACGCTCTCACCTTCCTCCCTGCGGGACTTCGGCCAGCAGCCAGAGGGGGCGGCcgaggaggggcaggagccctCCCTGGCCCCTCCGGCTCCACGGCCTGCCTCGCCCCGGCTGCGCCGCCGGACACCcgtgcagctcctgccttgccAGGCCAGGGTGCTTAAGTGCAAGTCGGAGGCTAGCTTGCCCCAACTCCTGTGCTCCACTTCCCCAGGTCCCCTAAGCCAAAGCCGCAGCCTCTCTGACCTTTGTGCTGGTTCCCCCCGGACTAGCCAAGATCCCACACCTCTGGCTGCTCCcggcagcagtggcagctccaCATCAGAGCTCTCAGAGCCAGAGGAGCCGGTGGAGAGCCCAGCATCCCTCCCAAGGGAGCTCAGGCGTGACCCCCAACCTCCTGCCCGCCGGACCCTCTCAGATCCCCAGTCGGCACAGCACCGCAAGCTGACACTGGCGCAGCTGTACCGGATCCGGACCACGCTGCTGCTCAACTCCACGCTGACGGCCTC GGAGGTCTGA
- the PLEKHG5 gene encoding pleckstrin homology domain-containing family G member 5 isoform X2, producing the protein MFLYWRKRGAYELEALPPGLAGLEYGAVERFSWSSSLDVSEELGAEPCPGEETVLHCQNPDCTGERRAAKECHHEECRQLSHSGPLSLCELCDGRLHGAMHFDGHIRFDLPPQGSILARNMSTRSCPPRTSPASDVEEEEEGPAESRGERRSSALKLPKKKAWRRHTDDPSKECFTLKFDLNIDIEAEIVPAVKKKSLGEVLLPVFERKAIELGKVDIYLDQSHTPLSLQFEAYRFGGHYLRVKAKPGDEMKVEQAVRDARSASLPILHPASSAAFLGPVLEPLPGRREGSESLAPGRRRKNITEFLGDTSIPSPEPALHGITSLSSNGTDTWKNRAASRFSGFFGSGTSTGSFGRETEKLEQLLNRLHAYSTFGLPKLPPQLRFDRDSWEEDGDEAGLTLEDSWQQIIQGTEVLSRRQCHQQEAIWELLHTEATYIRNLKVITDLFLSCLVNLQESGLLIEVDAERLFSNIGEIIRLHCKLWRSVMASVLAKARRTGALLDPIDFLDGFKMFGSLFKPYVQYCMEEEGCMEYMRALLRDSELFRTYVTWAEKQEQCSRLKLSDMLVKPHQRLTKYPLLLKSILKKTDEPRAREAINTMISSVERFINDVNSRMRQRQERQRLDAILSRIDAYEVVEGSTDEVDKLLKEFLRLDLTAPIPGASPEDTRQLLLEGSLRMREGKDSKMDVYCFLFTDLFLITKPFKKAERTKVIRQPLLVDRVVCRELRDPGSFLLIYLNELGSAVAAYTFQTSGQLCRSWVEAVRNAQNLLQRLRQHRRMEEQEEEDEEDEEDDGESGTSAASSPTILHHSSTSPDSQQCPSDGSTETLAVVAAEGGDELSSPDWDTGPFSSTSDGSSISTSTSTGTGSSAETPTSTETPTQELPAGALPVPLPHGMASPGSGCRSSSIDSAYGTLSPSSLRDFGQQPEGAAEEGQEPSLAPPAPRPASPRLRRRTPVQLLPCQARVLKCKSEASLPQLLCSTSPGPLSQSRSLSDLCAGSPRTSQDPTPLAAPGSSGSSTSELSEPEEPVESPASLPRELRRDPQPPARRTLSDPQSAQHRKLTLAQLYRIRTTLLLNSTLTASEV; encoded by the exons ATGTTTCTGTACTGGAGGAAGCGGGGTGCCTACGAGCTGGAGGCTTTGCCGCCCGGCCTGGCGGGGCTGGAGTACGGGGCAGTGGAGCgcttctcctggagctccagcctGGACGTCAGCGAGGAGCTCGGGG CCGAGCCGTGCCCAGGAGAGGAGACAGTGCTGCACTGCCAGAATCCCGACTGCACCGGAGAGAGGAGGGCGGCCAAG GAATGCCACCACGAGGAGTGCCGGCAGCTGAGCCACAGCGGCCCCCTCAGCCTGTGTGAGCTCTGCGACGGTCGCCTCCATGGCGCCATGCACTTCGATGGCCACATCCGCTTCGACCTGCCCCCGCAAG GCTCCATCCTGGCCCGCAACATGTCGACACGTTCATGCCCCCCGCgcaccagccctgcctctgatgtggaggaggaggaggagggtccagcagagagcagagg cgAGCGCAGGAGCTCAGCACTGAAGCTGCCCAAGAAGAAGGCTTGGCGCAGGCACACAGAC GACCCCAGCAAGGAGTGCTTCACCTTGAAGTTTGATCTTAACATTGACATCGAGGCAGAGATCGTGCCAGCTGTGAAGAAGAAGTCACTGGG GgaagtgctgctgccagtgtTTGAGAGGAAGGCAATCGAGCTGGGCAAGGTGGACATCTACCTGGACCAGTCCCACACGCCGCTGTCCCTGCAGTTCGAGGCGTATCGCTTTGGGGGACACTACCTGCGGGTGAAAG CCAAGCCCGGGGATGAGATGAAGGTGGAACAGGCAGTGCGAGATGCTAGATCAGCCAGCCTGCCCATCCTGCAccctgccagcagtgctgcattCCTTGGGCCAGTGCTGGAGCCACTGCCAGGACGCCGGGAGGGCTCTGAGAGCCTG GCTCCAGGACGGCGAAGGAAGAACATAACAGAGTTCCTGGGGGacaccagcatccccagccctgagccagccctgcaCGGCATCACGTCTCTGTCCAGCAATGGCACCGACACCTGGAAGAACCGCGCTGCCAGCCGCTTCAGCGGCTTCTTCGGCTCCGGGACCAGCACGGGCTCCTTCGGGCGG GAGACTgagaagctggagcagctgctgaacagGCTGCACGCCTACAGCACCTTCGGCCTGCCCAAGCTGCCACCCCAGCTCCGCTTTGACCGTGACTCCTGGGAGGAGGACGGGGACGAGGCTGGGCTGACACTGGAGGACAGCTGGCAGCAGATCATCCAGGGCACAGAG GTCCTATCACGCCGGCAATGCCACCAGCAGGAAGCcatctgggagctgctgcacacagaggCCACCTACATCCGGAACCTCAAAGTCATCACTGAT ctcttcctctcctgcctggtgAACCTGCAGGAATCAGGGCTGCTCATTGAG GTGGATGCTGAGCGGCTCTTCAGCAACATTGGGGAGATCATCCGGCTGCACTGCAAGCTGTGGCGCAGTGTCATGGCCTCAGTGCTGGCCAAGGCACGACGGACTGGGGCACTGCTTGACCCCATTGACTTCCTCGATGGCTTCAAGATG TTTGGTTCCCTCTTCAAGCCCTATGTGCAGTATTGCATGGAGGAGGAGGGCTGCATGGAGTACATGCGGGCACTGCTGCGGGACAGCGAGCTCTTCCGCACCTATGTGACG TGGGCCGAGAAGCAGGAGCAGTGCAGCCGTCTGAAGCTGAGCGACATGCTGGTGAAACCTCACCAGCGCCTCACCAAGTACCCGCTGCTCCTCAAGTCTATCCTGAAGAAGACGGATGAGCCACGTGCCCGTGAGGCCATCAACACCATG ATCAGCTCTGTGGAACGCTTCATCAACGATGTCAACTCGCGGATGCGCCAGCGGCAGGAGCGGCAGCGCCTGGACGCCATCCTCAGTCGGATTGATGCCTACGAGGTGGTGGAAGGCAGCACAGATGAGGTGGACAAG CTGCTTAAGGAGTTCCTGCGGCTGGACCTGACGGCCCCCATCCCCGGCGCCTCACCGGAGGACACCCGGCAGCTCCTCCTCGAGGGCAGCCTGAGGATGCGGGAAGGTAAAGACAGCAAG ATGGATGTCTACTGCTTCCTCTTCACCGACCTCTTCCTCATCACCAAGCCCTTCAAGAAGGCTGAGCGCACCAAGGTGATCCGGCAGCCCTTGCTGGTGGACAGAGTCGTTTGCCGGGAGCTCAGGGACCCAG GATCCTTCCTCCTCATCTACCTGAATGAGCTGGGGAGTGCTGTGGCCGCCTACACCTTCCAGACCAGTGGGCAGTTGTGCCGCAGCTGGGTCGAGGCAGTGCGCAATGCCCAG AACCTGCTGCAGCGGCTGCGGCAGCACCGGCgcatggaggagcaggaggaggaggacgaggaggatgaggaggatgacGGTGAGAGTGGCACCTCAGCTGCCAGTTCACCTACCATCCTGcatcacagcagcaccagcccgGACTCCCAGCAGTG CCCATCTGACGGCTCCACCGAGACACTTGCCGTGGTGGCAGCAGAGGGTGGCGATGAGCTCTCCTCCCCAGACTGGGACACAGGACCCTTCAGCTCAACCTCGGATGGCTCCTCCATCAGCACCAGCACCTCCACCGGCACTGGCTCCTCTGCTGAGACCCCCACCTCCACCGAGACCCccacccaggagctgcctgcaggcGCCCTGCCTGTTCCCCTGCCCCATGGCATGGCCTCCCCGGGCAGCGGCTGCCGCTCGTCCTCCATCGACAGCGCCTATGGCACGCTCTCACCTTCCTCCCTGCGGGACTTCGGCCAGCAGCCAGAGGGGGCGGCcgaggaggggcaggagccctCCCTGGCCCCTCCGGCTCCACGGCCTGCCTCGCCCCGGCTGCGCCGCCGGACACCcgtgcagctcctgccttgccAGGCCAGGGTGCTTAAGTGCAAGTCGGAGGCTAGCTTGCCCCAACTCCTGTGCTCCACTTCCCCAGGTCCCCTAAGCCAAAGCCGCAGCCTCTCTGACCTTTGTGCTGGTTCCCCCCGGACTAGCCAAGATCCCACACCTCTGGCTGCTCCcggcagcagtggcagctccaCATCAGAGCTCTCAGAGCCAGAGGAGCCGGTGGAGAGCCCAGCATCCCTCCCAAGGGAGCTCAGGCGTGACCCCCAACCTCCTGCCCGCCGGACCCTCTCAGATCCCCAGTCGGCACAGCACCGCAAGCTGACACTGGCGCAGCTGTACCGGATCCGGACCACGCTGCTGCTCAACTCCACGCTGACGGCCTC GGAGGTCTGA